A genomic stretch from Micromonas sp. RCC299 mitochondrion, complete genome includes:
- the nad1_1 gene encoding NADH dehydrogenase subunit 1.1: MLLFLLSIIAKILGIVVPLLVAVAYLTLAERKVMASMQRRKGPNVVGFFGILQPLADGLKLLIKEPVLPSSANTVVFLAAPVLTFLLALIAWAVIPFGEGLVLCDLDVGMLYIFAISSLGVYGVIMAGWASNSKYAFLGALRSTAQMVSYEVSLGLIIITVLLCVGSLNLSAIVMAQEDVWFGVPLFPLLLMFFISCLAETNRAPFDLPEAEAELVAGYNVEYSSMGFALFFLGEYANMIMMSVLCVILFLGGWLPPFSFTFLYWIPGSMWLGLKTIIFLFLYIWVRAAFPRYRYDQLMRLGWKVLLPLSLAWVLFVAGILVAFDLLPSTFSQ, from the coding sequence ATGCTTTTATTTTTATTAAGTATTATTGCAAAAATTCTTGGTATTGTTGTTCCTTTACTTGTTGCTGTAGCATATTTAACACTTGCTGAACGAAAAGTAATGGCTTCAATGCAACGCCGTAAAGGACCAAATGTTGTTGGTTTTTTTGGTATTTTACAACCATTAGCTGATGGTTTAAAACTGCTTATTAAAGAGCCAGTTTTACCAAGTAGCGCAAATACAGTTGTTTTTTTAGCAGCTCCTGTTTTAACATTTTTACTTGCATTAATTGCTTGGGCTGTTATTCCATTTGGAGAAGGGCTTGTATTATGTGATTTAGATGTTGGGATGTTATATATTTTTGCTATTTCTTCATTAGGTGTATATGGGGTTATTATGGCAGGCTGGGCAAGTAACTCTAAATATGCTTTTTTAGGAGCTTTACGTTCTACAGCACAAATGGTTTCCTATGAAGTATCGCTTGGTTTAATTATTATTACTGTTTTATTATGTGTAGGATCATTAAATTTATCTGCAATTGTAATGGCTCAAGAAGATGTTTGGTTTGGAGTACCACTTTTTCCTTTACTTTTAATGTTTTTTATTTCATGTTTAGCAGAAACAAATCGTGCACCTTTTGATTTACCTGAAGCAGAAGCCGAACTGGTTGCTGGATATAACGTTGAATATTCATCTATGGGGTTTGCATTATTTTTTCTTGGTGAATATGCAAATATGATTATGATGAGCGTACTTTGTGTCATTCTTTTTTTAGGTGGCTGGTTACCTCCATTTTCTTTTACATTTTTATATTGGATTCCAGGCTCAATGTGGTTAGGACTTAAAACTATTATTTTTTTATTCCTTTATATTTGGGTACGTGCTGCATTTCCACGCTATCGTTATGACCAACTCATGCGTTTAGGATGGAAAGTTTTACTTCCATTATCTCTTGCCTGGGTACTTTTTGTTGCAGGTATTCTTGTAGCTTTTGATCTTTTACCCTCGACCTTTTCTCAGTAG
- the atp6_1 gene encoding ATPase subunit 6.1, which produces MFFYSPLEQFTIISLIPMHIGNFYFSFTNSSLFMCLSTGLFMCLCVLVTARGGSLVPTPWQSLIEMIYEFVVSLVSEQVGEKGKQYFPMLFTLFTFLLCSNLIGMIPYSFTTTSHFVVTFGLSVSVFIAVTIIGFQIHGLHFFSFLLPPGAPLILSPFLVVIELVSYVFRAISLGVRLFANMMAGHTLVKILSGFAWSMLSLSGVLKLAASIPFAVVFALMFLEVGVACLQAYVFTILTCIYLNDAIHLH; this is translated from the coding sequence ATGTTTTTTTATTCACCATTAGAACAATTTACGATTATTTCGTTGATTCCAATGCATATTGGTAATTTTTATTTTTCATTTACAAATTCTTCATTATTTATGTGTTTGTCAACAGGCCTTTTTATGTGTCTTTGTGTTCTTGTAACAGCTCGTGGAGGATCATTAGTTCCAACACCATGGCAATCCCTTATTGAAATGATTTATGAATTTGTTGTAAGTTTAGTTTCTGAACAAGTTGGAGAAAAAGGGAAACAATATTTTCCTATGTTATTTACTCTCTTTACTTTTTTGTTATGTAGTAATTTAATTGGAATGATTCCATATAGTTTCACAACTACAAGTCATTTTGTTGTGACTTTCGGATTATCTGTTTCAGTTTTTATTGCTGTGACAATTATCGGATTTCAAATTCATGGCTTACATTTTTTCAGTTTTCTTCTTCCTCCGGGAGCACCTTTAATTCTTTCACCTTTTTTAGTGGTAATTGAACTTGTTTCATATGTATTCCGTGCAATTAGTTTAGGTGTTCGACTTTTTGCGAACATGATGGCAGGGCACACTCTTGTTAAAATTCTAAGTGGTTTTGCTTGGAGTATGTTATCATTAAGTGGTGTATTAAAACTTGCAGCAAGTATTCCATTTGCTGTTGTTTTTGCTCTGATGTTTTTAGAAGTTGGAGTTGCTTGTTTACAAGCATATGTGTTTACCATTTTAACATGTATTTACTTAAATGATGCTATTCATCTTCACTAA
- the nad6_1 gene encoding NADH dehydrogenase subunit 6.1 yields the protein MNLVLFYMFASFALLAGIMVIRAKNPVYSVLFLILVFCNVSGLLLLINLDFFAMVFLVVYVGAIAVLFLFVVMMLNVKLAEINDSILRYLPVGGVFGLLFFGEIFLLLEQDLVPVMTYETQSILSIMESITMYSVFGVLSSATLLFSLFSQPWNSLTIFSQWQKHFIQIQDTIANYNTFVQEQALTVNDLEYVVWPYTMEQTTTIHTIGHVVYTYYMVFFILASIILLIAMIGSIVLTMHKGVFVKRQDVFEQNTRDFSKTLRKVKSL from the coding sequence ATGAATTTAGTTTTATTTTATATGTTTGCAAGTTTTGCACTACTTGCAGGTATTATGGTTATTAGAGCAAAAAATCCTGTGTACTCAGTCCTATTTCTGATCTTAGTTTTTTGTAACGTATCAGGACTTCTTTTACTTATTAACCTTGACTTTTTTGCAATGGTCTTTCTGGTTGTTTATGTTGGTGCTATTGCAGTGCTTTTCTTATTTGTTGTTATGATGTTAAATGTTAAATTAGCAGAAATAAATGATAGTATTCTAAGATATCTACCAGTAGGTGGAGTATTTGGTCTATTATTTTTCGGTGAAATTTTCCTTTTACTAGAACAAGATCTTGTTCCAGTTATGACATATGAAACACAATCTATCCTCTCTATCATGGAATCTATAACTATGTATAGCGTATTTGGTGTATTAAGTAGTGCAACACTCTTATTTTCACTCTTTTCACAACCATGGAATAGTTTGACCATTTTTTCTCAATGGCAAAAGCATTTTATCCAGATACAAGATACTATAGCAAACTACAATACATTTGTACAAGAACAGGCACTGACAGTAAATGATCTTGAATATGTTGTTTGGCCATATACAATGGAACAGACAACAACAATTCATACAATTGGACATGTAGTGTATACATATTACATGGTATTTTTTATTTTAGCTAGTATAATTCTTCTTATTGCAATGATTGGCTCGATTGTACTGACAATGCATAAAGGTGTATTTGTGAAACGTCAAGATGTTTTCGAACAAAATACTCGAGATTTCTCTAAAACATTACGAAAAGTTAAATCACTATAA
- the cox2 gene encoding cytochrome oxidase subunit 2 encodes MRSFSMTVNSFFSMSFMPVVLFVGTFLFPQIVFLDAPLPWQIGFQDPATPIAQGIQDLHHDICFFMVVVLTFVIWMLCRTLWHFHWTKNPIPSKIIHGTVIEVAWTVTPSLILMVIAVPSFALLYSMDEIVNPSITLKAIGHQWYWTYELSDYSTADDASIVFDSYMIPEDDLTLGQLRLLEVDNRVVLPVHTHVRVIVTAADVLHSWAVPSLGVKCDAVPGRLNQTSFFLQREGIFYGQCSEICGANHGFMPIVVEGVSLDEYISWVSNKMEEI; translated from the coding sequence ATGCGTAGTTTTTCTATGACAGTAAACTCATTTTTCTCGATGAGTTTTATGCCAGTAGTTCTTTTTGTGGGTACATTTTTATTTCCACAAATTGTTTTTTTAGATGCTCCTTTGCCTTGGCAAATTGGATTTCAAGATCCTGCAACACCAATCGCTCAAGGTATTCAAGACCTACACCATGATATTTGTTTTTTTATGGTGGTTGTTCTAACTTTTGTAATTTGGATGTTATGTCGTACTTTATGGCATTTTCATTGGACAAAGAATCCTATTCCTTCAAAGATTATTCATGGAACTGTTATTGAAGTGGCTTGGACAGTGACACCAAGTTTAATTTTAATGGTTATTGCTGTACCATCTTTTGCTTTACTTTATTCTATGGATGAAATTGTAAACCCATCTATTACATTAAAAGCAATTGGTCATCAGTGGTATTGGACGTATGAGTTATCAGACTATAGTACAGCAGATGATGCTTCTATTGTATTTGATAGTTATATGATTCCAGAGGATGATTTAACCTTAGGGCAACTTCGTTTACTTGAAGTAGATAATCGTGTTGTTCTCCCTGTTCATACACATGTTCGTGTTATTGTGACCGCTGCTGATGTGTTACATAGCTGGGCTGTCCCATCTTTAGGTGTAAAATGTGATGCTGTACCAGGTCGTTTAAATCAAACATCTTTTTTCCTTCAACGTGAAGGTATTTTTTATGGTCAGTGTAGTGAGATTTGCGGAGCAAACCATGGGTTTATGCCAATTGTAGTTGAAGGTGTGTCTTTAGATGAATATATCTCATGGGTATCCAATAAAATGGAAGAAATTTAA
- the cox3 gene encoding cytochrome oxidase subunit 3, whose product MSQHVQKHPFHLVDPSPWPIFASLGALSTTVGMVMYMHGYLGGELLASCGFSMIIYSMYVWWRDVIREATFQGHHTQTVQHGLRYGMILFIVSEIMFFFAFFWAFFHSSLAPTIEIGAMWPPKGIEVLNPWDIPFLNTVILLTSGASVTWAHHAILAGERSQAIWSLAVTIVLAMVFTGLQVMEYIEAPFTITDGIYGSTFYLATGFHGFHVFVGTVFLLVCLVRVFKMHFTKQHHFGFEAAAWYWHFVDVVWLFLFVAIYWWGGN is encoded by the coding sequence ATGAGTCAACATGTTCAAAAGCACCCTTTTCATCTTGTAGATCCTAGCCCGTGGCCTATTTTCGCCTCTCTCGGTGCTTTAAGTACTACTGTTGGAATGGTTATGTATATGCACGGATATTTAGGAGGTGAACTCCTTGCTTCGTGTGGTTTTAGTATGATTATATATTCTATGTATGTTTGGTGGCGTGATGTTATCCGTGAAGCTACGTTTCAAGGACATCATACACAGACCGTTCAACATGGATTACGTTATGGTATGATTCTTTTTATTGTATCAGAAATTATGTTTTTTTTCGCCTTCTTTTGGGCATTTTTTCATTCTAGTTTAGCACCTACAATTGAAATTGGAGCTATGTGGCCACCAAAAGGGATTGAAGTGTTAAATCCTTGGGATATTCCGTTTCTTAATACAGTTATTTTATTAACTTCTGGAGCTTCTGTTACATGGGCTCACCATGCTATTTTAGCTGGAGAGCGTAGTCAAGCAATTTGGAGTTTAGCAGTTACAATTGTGTTAGCAATGGTTTTTACAGGTCTACAAGTAATGGAATATATTGAAGCACCTTTTACAATTACCGATGGAATTTATGGTTCAACTTTTTATTTAGCTACAGGATTTCATGGGTTTCACGTATTTGTAGGTACAGTTTTTTTACTCGTATGTTTAGTACGTGTATTCAAGATGCATTTTACAAAGCAACATCACTTCGGGTTTGAAGCTGCTGCTTGGTACTGGCATTTTGTAGATGTTGTATGGTTGTTTCTTTTTGTTGCTATTTACTGGTGGGGTGGTAATTAA
- the nad2 gene encoding NADH dehydrogenase subunit 2, whose protein sequence is MMGLHFIHLFENDFYALFPELFLTCTTMLLLMFGVVWSTSKAEGYPILTHTIAWLSVWSLVCAFGLTIHSPFSVMVSFYNTFVIDELTFLLKAMVLCSATAAMLMSMEYLKTSMLNIFEYSILVLLSTISMLLLISSYDFISMYLAIEMQSLCFYVLAASKRHSEFSTEAGLKYFLLGAFSSGVLLFGCSLVYGYTGLTNFEDIAKCLAGSALFQTHHSFLHLGMGLIMIGFLFKLTAAPFHFWAPDVYEGSPTSVTAFFAITPKIALLGVFLRLLLGSFYDLLFAWQYVLFFCSICSLFIGAFGAMAQKKIKRLLVYSSIGHVGYLLIGICCGTVEGLQAVLLYLILYIFMTVNVFTIVLSCIDHSKTFRLKYIQDLGLLGQTHPVLALTFSCTLFSMAGIPPLAGFCSKFYLFFAAMGSSLYGLALFGVLSSVVSCFYYIRLIKIMYFEQPSQLVTYGAIDHEKAILLGITTTVIVFFFLCPHSLFLWTYKVAYMFLG, encoded by the coding sequence ATGATGGGTTTACATTTTATTCATTTGTTTGAAAATGATTTTTATGCCCTTTTTCCTGAATTGTTTTTAACATGTACAACAATGCTTTTACTTATGTTTGGTGTCGTATGGAGTACATCAAAAGCTGAAGGATATCCAATTCTTACACACACTATTGCTTGGTTAAGTGTTTGGAGTCTTGTTTGTGCTTTTGGTTTAACCATTCATTCACCTTTTAGTGTAATGGTGAGCTTTTATAATACATTTGTAATTGATGAACTCACATTTTTGTTAAAAGCTATGGTTCTTTGTAGCGCTACAGCAGCGATGCTAATGTCGATGGAATATTTAAAGACTTCAATGTTAAATATTTTTGAATATAGTATTCTTGTACTATTATCAACAATTAGTATGTTACTTTTAATATCATCATACGACTTTATTTCAATGTACTTAGCTATTGAAATGCAAAGTTTATGTTTTTATGTTCTAGCTGCATCAAAGCGTCATTCAGAGTTTTCTACAGAGGCGGGATTAAAATACTTTCTTCTTGGTGCTTTCTCATCTGGTGTACTTCTATTTGGATGCTCATTAGTATATGGGTATACAGGATTAACAAATTTTGAAGATATCGCCAAATGTCTTGCTGGATCTGCCTTATTTCAGACACACCATTCTTTTTTACATCTTGGAATGGGTCTTATAATGATAGGGTTTTTATTTAAGTTAACAGCAGCGCCGTTCCATTTTTGGGCACCTGATGTATATGAAGGTTCTCCAACTTCTGTAACAGCTTTTTTCGCAATAACACCGAAAATTGCTTTATTAGGAGTATTTTTACGTCTTCTTTTAGGTAGTTTTTATGACCTATTATTTGCTTGGCAATATGTTCTTTTTTTCTGTAGTATTTGTTCACTTTTTATTGGTGCTTTCGGAGCTATGGCACAAAAAAAAATAAAACGTTTACTTGTATATAGTTCAATTGGACATGTTGGATATCTACTCATTGGTATTTGTTGTGGAACTGTAGAAGGATTACAAGCAGTGCTTTTATACTTAATCTTATACATTTTTATGACAGTAAATGTTTTTACGATTGTACTTTCTTGTATTGACCATAGTAAAACCTTTCGCCTCAAGTATATTCAAGATTTAGGACTTTTAGGTCAAACTCACCCAGTACTAGCTTTGACATTTAGTTGTACATTATTTTCTATGGCTGGAATTCCACCACTTGCAGGATTTTGTAGTAAGTTTTACTTATTTTTTGCAGCAATGGGTTCATCATTATATGGTTTAGCTCTTTTTGGTGTTCTAAGTAGTGTGGTAAGTTGTTTTTATTATATTCGATTAATTAAAATCATGTATTTTGAGCAACCCTCGCAGTTAGTTACATATGGAGCAATTGACCATGAAAAAGCTATTCTTTTAGGAATTACAACAACTGTAATTGTCTTTTTCTTTTTATGCCCACATAGTCTTTTCTTATGGACATATAAAGTCGCATATATGTTTTTAGGATAG